A region of Candidatus Aegiribacteria sp. DNA encodes the following proteins:
- a CDS encoding VOC family protein produces the protein MSKVNVKSINTLTIYVTDLDKSKAFYTEQLGFEAGEEMSPGILLQSGDVTLYIEAGRKKRTSELKEYSEFSPCFETDSVKQTYEVLKFSGVKVVEEYQEFAPTFALFKIVDPDGNLIEFAGTP, from the coding sequence ATGTCAAAAGTAAACGTAAAATCTATAAATACACTTACCATCTACGTCACCGATCTTGATAAGTCAAAAGCATTCTATACTGAACAACTTGGATTTGAAGCGGGAGAAGAAATGTCTCCTGGCATTCTCTTGCAATCAGGTGATGTCACGTTATATATAGAAGCAGGACGCAAAAAGCGGACGTCCGAATTAAAAGAGTATTCAGAGTTCAGTCCATGTTTTGAAACAGATAGTGTTAAACAGACCTACGAGGTACTGAAATTCTCAGGGGTCAAGGTTGTGGAGGAATATCAGGAATTTGCACCAACTTTTGCCTTGTTCAAGATTGTTGACCCAGACGGCAACCTGATAGAATTCGCAGGAACACCATAA
- a CDS encoding response regulator transcription factor, whose translation MITRKRIAVVDDEADILELIAIHLNRAGFSVIEFENSTAFLNALKTDVPDLVILDLMLPDIHGTEVCRMIRSSDSTSHLPIIMLTAMVDEYDRVAGLEMGADDYVSKPFSPRELVARVKAVLRRSIAKTPDSGSIIVNDAMIIDTDKFTVLVNGVRADLTSTEFKLLQTLARARGRVFSRSRLLDILWQGEKYVTERTIDVHVAHLRSKLGETGNLIENVRGIGYRLSEGN comes from the coding sequence ATGATCACTCGAAAACGCATAGCGGTTGTCGACGATGAAGCTGATATTCTTGAACTTATAGCCATACATCTTAATCGTGCCGGTTTCAGCGTTATTGAATTCGAAAATTCCACAGCCTTTCTTAATGCACTGAAGACTGATGTTCCAGATCTGGTTATCCTGGATCTTATGCTTCCGGACATCCATGGTACGGAAGTATGCCGGATGATTCGATCATCGGATTCCACATCACACCTGCCGATAATCATGCTTACAGCCATGGTGGATGAGTATGACAGAGTCGCCGGACTGGAAATGGGAGCTGATGATTACGTCTCAAAACCCTTCTCTCCCCGGGAGCTTGTAGCCAGAGTGAAAGCCGTACTGAGAAGAAGTATTGCGAAAACTCCAGACAGTGGTTCTATCATTGTAAATGATGCCATGATAATCGATACTGATAAATTCACAGTCCTGGTAAATGGAGTCAGAGCCGATCTTACATCCACCGAGTTCAAACTGCTGCAAACCCTGGCCAGAGCGAGGGGAAGGGTCTTCTCCCGCAGCAGACTTCTGGATATTCTGTGGCAGGGTGAGAAGTATGTAACCGAGCGTACAATAGATGTTCATGTTGCTCACCTGCGAAGCAAACTGGGTGAAACCGGAAACCTGATCGAAAACGTCAGGGGAATCGGATACAGACTTTCGGAGGGAAATTGA
- a CDS encoding HAMP domain-containing protein yields MKTIFGRSFSGFLVVILILAVLAPILVFNTIKSKFNTLAMSNLTKSAEALEFTFAPLLGSKPEELDSIADELGGRLDLRITLITRDGIVLADSDEQPDSMENHRTRPEVICAFNGMVGTSSRYSETLGRDMLYVAVPVEIGDSIPAVIRTSLYLSDQRSILQGVISDMAIVMLVVLVAGLITAWFFSRSFADPIRNIADATRKVEEGDYSIRIAPCSVSELSRLASDINGMISRTDELIEELSGKNTSLDAILKSVVEGLVVIDAGGIVITANRSFRKMSDAGEHEEGCTYLEFISNGEFRDFVEKVLNSGTVSGEVCTGGNVFSARAAGIPETDQFVITFRNITEIVETERVKKEFSDNASHELRTPLTSIKGYGETILDNLSGEDRKYMGIILRNTDRLIRIVDDIRILSELEHPMTTLDVSEVNLGDVVSNTIELFRTRAEDKGLDLIIEKETHIPVIRADRFRIEQVLINLIDNAVRYTSAGAVAVRIGARGHFVTVVVSDTGIGIEEEHLVRLFERFYVVDKARSRSRGGTGLGLAIVKHIVALHGGWVRVSSTPGSGTMFTVGLPVK; encoded by the coding sequence TTGAAAACCATTTTCGGAAGATCGTTCTCCGGATTTCTGGTGGTTATTCTTATTCTGGCAGTACTTGCTCCAATTCTTGTTTTCAATACGATAAAATCCAAGTTCAATACCCTTGCCATGTCGAATCTCACAAAAAGCGCCGAAGCGCTGGAATTTACTTTTGCTCCTCTGTTGGGGAGTAAACCCGAAGAACTTGATTCCATTGCTGACGAACTGGGCGGAAGATTGGATCTCAGGATTACACTTATAACAAGAGATGGCATCGTGCTTGCAGATTCTGACGAGCAGCCGGACAGTATGGAGAATCATAGAACAAGACCGGAAGTCATCTGTGCCTTCAACGGTATGGTTGGAACATCGTCCAGGTATAGCGAAACACTTGGCAGGGATATGTTGTACGTTGCTGTCCCGGTTGAGATTGGCGATTCGATTCCTGCGGTCATACGGACAAGTCTTTACTTATCTGACCAGAGATCCATTCTACAAGGGGTCATTTCAGATATGGCTATTGTCATGTTGGTAGTTCTTGTTGCAGGTCTGATTACTGCATGGTTCTTTTCCAGAAGTTTTGCCGATCCAATAAGGAATATTGCTGATGCGACACGGAAGGTTGAAGAGGGAGATTATTCCATTAGGATTGCTCCCTGTTCCGTCAGTGAACTCAGCAGGCTGGCTTCGGATATAAACGGAATGATATCCAGGACAGATGAACTCATTGAAGAACTGTCAGGCAAGAATACCAGTCTGGACGCGATACTGAAATCAGTTGTTGAGGGCCTGGTTGTTATTGACGCCGGAGGCATTGTGATAACGGCCAACAGGAGTTTTAGAAAAATGTCAGATGCCGGCGAACACGAAGAAGGATGCACATATCTTGAATTTATTTCAAACGGTGAATTCAGAGATTTCGTGGAGAAGGTTCTTAACAGCGGAACTGTTTCCGGTGAGGTATGTACCGGTGGAAACGTATTCTCAGCCAGGGCAGCCGGCATTCCTGAAACCGATCAGTTCGTTATCACATTCAGGAATATCACAGAGATAGTAGAAACCGAAAGGGTAAAAAAGGAGTTCTCTGATAACGCCTCCCATGAACTGAGAACCCCGCTTACATCAATAAAAGGTTATGGTGAAACCATCCTTGACAATCTTTCTGGCGAAGACAGGAAGTACATGGGAATCATTCTGAGAAACACTGACAGGCTTATCAGGATTGTAGACGATATCAGAATACTCTCTGAGTTGGAACATCCCATGACAACCCTGGATGTATCTGAAGTGAATCTGGGAGACGTTGTGAGCAATACAATTGAGCTCTTCAGAACCAGAGCTGAAGACAAGGGCCTTGATTTGATAATTGAGAAGGAAACTCACATTCCGGTTATCCGAGCGGACAGGTTCCGCATTGAGCAGGTTCTTATAAATCTTATCGATAACGCCGTCAGGTATACTTCCGCCGGAGCAGTCGCTGTAAGGATCGGGGCAAGGGGGCATTTCGTAACTGTCGTTGTTTCCGATACAGGGATAGGAATAGAAGAAGAACATCTTGTAAGGCTTTTTGAAAGGTTCTACGTGGTTGATAAAGCAAGATCAAGAAGCCGTGGTGGTACAGGGCTCGGCCTTGCCATAGTGAAGCATATTGTAGCTCTTCACGGCGGATGGGTACGAGTATCAAGTACACCGGGATCGGGAACGATGTTCACGGTAGGTTTGCCGGTGAAATGA
- the purN gene encoding phosphoribosylglycinamide formyltransferase: protein MNIGFLASHNGSNMQAIIDACRSGVLQAEPAVVISNNNRSGAISRAKHEGIPCYHLSAKTHTEPGELDQAILDALLKHKVDIVVLAGYMKKLGRRTLSQFPGRILNIHPALLPKYGGKGMYGMYVHEAVIAAGETESGVSIHVVDAEYDTGQIIAQACVPVEPTDTPKTLAARILKREHTFFAEILQKIATGAITLPVQDK, encoded by the coding sequence ATGAACATCGGATTTTTAGCTTCGCATAACGGGAGTAACATGCAGGCAATAATTGACGCATGCAGGTCCGGTGTTCTTCAGGCTGAGCCTGCGGTAGTTATAAGTAACAATAACAGATCCGGCGCAATTTCCCGCGCAAAACATGAGGGTATCCCCTGTTACCATCTTAGCGCAAAAACACATACTGAGCCCGGGGAGCTTGATCAGGCGATTCTTGACGCGCTGCTGAAGCATAAGGTGGACATCGTTGTACTGGCGGGATACATGAAGAAACTGGGACGTAGGACTCTATCGCAATTCCCCGGACGCATTCTCAATATCCATCCTGCCTTACTTCCAAAATACGGAGGCAAGGGAATGTACGGCATGTATGTTCATGAAGCGGTCATAGCAGCCGGAGAAACTGAAAGCGGTGTGTCAATCCATGTTGTAGATGCGGAATACGACACGGGGCAAATTATAGCTCAGGCCTGTGTCCCGGTCGAACCTACGGACACTCCAAAGACTCTAGCTGCTCGAATCCTCAAACGAGAACACACGTTCTTTGCCGAGATATTGCAGAAGATCGCAACCGGAGCAATCACGCTGCCTGTGCAGGACAAGTAA